The Bacillota bacterium genome contains the following window.
ATCAACAACCACAATGCTGCTGGCCAGGTCCCTTTCGGAGACTGCGGCGATAGCCCGTCCGATCATAGACAGCATGTCGGATTCGCTGAAGCTCCCTCCGCGAAAAAGAACAACTCCCGGGCGGCGAGCACGCGTGAGCGCCAGAAGACGAGGGTAGTCCAGATCGGCCGTAACCACCACCCTACCCTCAGACCGTGCACGCTCCATGATCTCTTCGTCCGAGGCAGAGCCCAGCCCAACTTCAAAGGCGTGAATGGTATCGTGACCGTGCTCACAGAGCCAACGGGCAAGGGTCGGCGAGAGCGGCATGTCGACAGGAACTTCACCGAGCAACCTCCACCGTCTCCTCTTCAGCCAGGAACGCAGCATATCTCAGCGCCGCATCAACATCGGCAGGCTCAAGGTAGGGGTACGCCTTCAGGATGCTGTCGCGTGTCTCCCCCGCAGCAAGCAGCCCTAGCAGGCGCGAGACAGGAAAGCGAAGGTCGCGGATGCAGGGTTTCCCCCCGCACACCTTTGGATCAACCGTAATTCGCTCGAAGACTTCCATTCTGCCGCTACCTCCTACCGGCTTGCAGACCTCGCCACACACTCGCGTCACAGCCATTGTATCCTGCTCACGTGCGGCATCCAATCCCGCCCCGTCCGTACTCTCTCTACGGATGAGCCCCTTTCCTCCCGGTCTACGAACCGCTGCTTTCCTCCACCCGCCGGACAAGTTGCCGGAAGCGCACGCCTACCTCGATCTCGCGCCCGAGCAGGGACCTCCACCGGCGATCACACCCGGCCCACGACTCCGCACACGGGATGTCCTCCGCCAGAGCGCGGGTCAAGACATCCACAGCAATCTCGGCCGCCAGCAAACCGTAGCACGCGCCGCCACCGGTGGTGGTCCTGACCTGGCCAGCGGCTTCGCCCACCAGCAAAACCTCCGCCCACCGCGTAAGGCAGGGTGCCGAGGGGGAGCGGGCCGACCACCGGCCTACCCGTGACGCGGTGGCCGCGGCCGCGCAGGCGCCGATGGTCGAGGAGCGCCGCCAGGCGCTCGAGGGGGCGGTCGTAGGCGGTCAGCCTGGTCCATCTCAGTCGCCGCCTTCTCCGTGCAGGCAAAGGCCACCACGGAACGGGGTCCTGCCCCCCGGGCCAGGAGGAACCTTCCGGGTCGATCGCGGCGCAG
Protein-coding sequences here:
- a CDS encoding DUF5615 family PIN-like protein yields the protein MLRSWLKRRRWRLLGEVPVDMPLSPTLARWLCEHGHDTIHAFEVGLGSASDEEIMERARSEGRVVVTADLDYPRLLALTRARRPGVVLFRGGSFSESDMLSMIGRAIAAVSERDLASSIVVVDRQRVRRRTLPV
- a CDS encoding DUF433 domain-containing protein; this translates as MEVFERITVDPKVCGGKPCIRDLRFPVSRLLGLLAAGETRDSILKAYPYLEPADVDAALRYAAFLAEEETVEVAR